From Megalobrama amblycephala isolate DHTTF-2021 linkage group LG8, ASM1881202v1, whole genome shotgun sequence, the proteins below share one genomic window:
- the sun2 gene encoding SUN domain-containing protein 2 isoform X1 — protein MGLISSRLNQQSFEPYKKKMSRRSTRLVKGPSFPDDDAASTSSTGSTGHVSYKESPTRIFKKRSGRKSTGSVSRNSSRASSVSQIQTGPRSDLTATENENGMPVAAQGFSSGYSSAEEHYEQPIKSNPSSTQSVAEPDFGMSDVFRSPAQALVMLYWWLGTAWYSLTSRLSLINVFLLSRCTADMRKAILLVLLLIFLIFGIWYWFPFASRSPPRDVVSRTPPVKHTDVPVKAAFDHQLQHASLSNLKDEIASLYERELNLMRDIELLKKESARQKDKSEMLQTDLRSMNDQMRNVESEHGQQISDLKSSLSNLQSAQDLLKERVDSHDTLNTNLRAELSDWLIKHLKDPSSLESTIVLRPELQRALEDLEKRILEKLVQEKASSRDAWRTVGETLEQEGAGAATIQDVKEIVHRAISLYRADGIGLADYALESSGASVLNTRCSETYKTRSACLSLFGVPLWYHSESPRTVIQPELYPGKCWAFQGSQGFLVIALSYPVKITHVTLEHLPKELSPTGRIDSAPKDFAVYGMSNETEDGKLLGTFMYDQDGEPIQTFRIPEASDIYSMAELRVLSNWGHLEYTCVYRFRVHGEPSLA, from the exons AGATGTCAAGGCGAAGCACAAGGTTAGTGAAAGGGCCGTCCTTTCCTGATGATGACGCTGCCAGCACTAGCTCCACTGGATCCACTGGCCACGTCTCTTACAAAGAGAGCCCAACcag GATCTTCAAGAAGAGGTCCGGTCGCAAGAGCACAGGCAGCGTTTCCCGCAATTCTAGTCGTGCGAGCAGCGTGAGTCAGATACAGACTGGGCCTCGCAGTGACCTCACTGCCACGGAGAATGAGAATG GCATGCCTGTTGCTGCTCAAGGATTCTCCTCTGGATATTCCTCGGCTGAGGAGCATTACGAACAACCCATAAAATCAAACCCTA GTTCTACTCAGTCTGTAGCTGAACCAGACTTTGGCATGTCGGACGTGTTTCGCTCTCCAG CTCAAGCTCTGGTTATGTTGTACTGGTGGCTGGGAACTGCATGGTACAGCCTCACCTCACGACTGTCTCTGATCAATGTGTTTCTGCTCAGCAG ATGCACAGCAGATATGAGAAAGGCTATCCTACTGGTTCTCCTTCTCATCTTTCTAATTTTTG GAATATGGTACTGGTTCCCGTTTGCTTCTCGTTCTCCCCCTCGTGATGTTGTTTCCAGGACCCCACCTGTTAAACACACAGATGTACCTGTGAAAGCTGCTTTTGAT CACCAACTTCAACATGCCAGCCTATCTAACTTGAAGGATGAAATCGCCAGCTTGTACGAAAGGGAGCTGAATCTGATg AGAGACATCGAACTGCTGAAGAAGGAGAGCGCAAGACAGAAGGACAAATCTGAG ATGTTGCAAACCGATCTGAGGTCTATGAATGATCAGATGAGGAA TGTTGAGTCTGAGCATGGGCAGCAGATTTCTGACCTGAAGTCCAGTCTCTCAAATCTTCAGTCAGCTCAAGATCTCCTCAAGGAAAGAGTTGATTCACATGACACTCTCAACACCAAT CTGAGAGCAGAGCTATCCGATTGGCTAATAAAACACCTGAAAGATCCAAGCTCATTGGAATCAACCATAGTGCTCCGCCCTGAGCTGCAGAGGGCGCTAGAGGATCTGGAGAAACGGATACTAGAGAAACTAGTGCAGGAGAAGGCGAGCAGCAGAGATGCCTGGAGGACTGTGGGAGAGACGCTGGAACAGGAAGGAGCCGGAGCCGCCACTATACAA GATGTGAAAGAAATTGTCCACAGGGCGATTAGTCTGTACAGGGCGGATGGGATTGGATTGGCGGACTATGCCTTGGAATCTTCTG gtGCCAGCGTGTTAAACACTCGTTGCTCCGAGACATATAAGACCAGATCTGCGTGTTTGAGCTTATTTGGTGTTCCTCTCTGGTATCATTCAGAAAGCCCTCGTACTGTTATACAG ccGGAGCTGTATCCTGGGAAGTGTTGGGCATTCCAAGGCTCCCAGGGTTTCCTGGTGATCGCACTGTCTTACCCAGTAAAAATCACCCACGTCACACTCGAACACCTTCCCAAAGAGCTCTCTCCAACGGGACGCATTGACAGCGCGCCTAAGGATTTTGCTGTCTAT GGTATGTCTAATGAGACTGAAGACGGAAAGTTGCTTGGGACATTCATGTACGACCAGGATGGAGAGCCCATTCAGACATTCAGGATTCCG GAAGCCTCAGACATCTACAGCATGGCAGAGCTGAGAGTCTTAAGCAACTGGGGTCACCTGGAATACACCTGTGTGTATCGCTTCAGAGTGCATGGAGAACCTTCACTCGCCTGA
- the sun2 gene encoding SUN domain-containing protein 2 isoform X2: protein MSRRSTRLVKGPSFPDDDAASTSSTGSTGHVSYKESPTRIFKKRSGRKSTGSVSRNSSRASSVSQIQTGPRSDLTATENENGMPVAAQGFSSGYSSAEEHYEQPIKSNPSSTQSVAEPDFGMSDVFRSPAQALVMLYWWLGTAWYSLTSRLSLINVFLLSRCTADMRKAILLVLLLIFLIFGIWYWFPFASRSPPRDVVSRTPPVKHTDVPVKAAFDHQLQHASLSNLKDEIASLYERELNLMRDIELLKKESARQKDKSEMLQTDLRSMNDQMRNVESEHGQQISDLKSSLSNLQSAQDLLKERVDSHDTLNTNLRAELSDWLIKHLKDPSSLESTIVLRPELQRALEDLEKRILEKLVQEKASSRDAWRTVGETLEQEGAGAATIQDVKEIVHRAISLYRADGIGLADYALESSGASVLNTRCSETYKTRSACLSLFGVPLWYHSESPRTVIQPELYPGKCWAFQGSQGFLVIALSYPVKITHVTLEHLPKELSPTGRIDSAPKDFAVYGMSNETEDGKLLGTFMYDQDGEPIQTFRIPEASDIYSMAELRVLSNWGHLEYTCVYRFRVHGEPSLA from the exons ATGTCAAGGCGAAGCACAAGGTTAGTGAAAGGGCCGTCCTTTCCTGATGATGACGCTGCCAGCACTAGCTCCACTGGATCCACTGGCCACGTCTCTTACAAAGAGAGCCCAACcag GATCTTCAAGAAGAGGTCCGGTCGCAAGAGCACAGGCAGCGTTTCCCGCAATTCTAGTCGTGCGAGCAGCGTGAGTCAGATACAGACTGGGCCTCGCAGTGACCTCACTGCCACGGAGAATGAGAATG GCATGCCTGTTGCTGCTCAAGGATTCTCCTCTGGATATTCCTCGGCTGAGGAGCATTACGAACAACCCATAAAATCAAACCCTA GTTCTACTCAGTCTGTAGCTGAACCAGACTTTGGCATGTCGGACGTGTTTCGCTCTCCAG CTCAAGCTCTGGTTATGTTGTACTGGTGGCTGGGAACTGCATGGTACAGCCTCACCTCACGACTGTCTCTGATCAATGTGTTTCTGCTCAGCAG ATGCACAGCAGATATGAGAAAGGCTATCCTACTGGTTCTCCTTCTCATCTTTCTAATTTTTG GAATATGGTACTGGTTCCCGTTTGCTTCTCGTTCTCCCCCTCGTGATGTTGTTTCCAGGACCCCACCTGTTAAACACACAGATGTACCTGTGAAAGCTGCTTTTGAT CACCAACTTCAACATGCCAGCCTATCTAACTTGAAGGATGAAATCGCCAGCTTGTACGAAAGGGAGCTGAATCTGATg AGAGACATCGAACTGCTGAAGAAGGAGAGCGCAAGACAGAAGGACAAATCTGAG ATGTTGCAAACCGATCTGAGGTCTATGAATGATCAGATGAGGAA TGTTGAGTCTGAGCATGGGCAGCAGATTTCTGACCTGAAGTCCAGTCTCTCAAATCTTCAGTCAGCTCAAGATCTCCTCAAGGAAAGAGTTGATTCACATGACACTCTCAACACCAAT CTGAGAGCAGAGCTATCCGATTGGCTAATAAAACACCTGAAAGATCCAAGCTCATTGGAATCAACCATAGTGCTCCGCCCTGAGCTGCAGAGGGCGCTAGAGGATCTGGAGAAACGGATACTAGAGAAACTAGTGCAGGAGAAGGCGAGCAGCAGAGATGCCTGGAGGACTGTGGGAGAGACGCTGGAACAGGAAGGAGCCGGAGCCGCCACTATACAA GATGTGAAAGAAATTGTCCACAGGGCGATTAGTCTGTACAGGGCGGATGGGATTGGATTGGCGGACTATGCCTTGGAATCTTCTG gtGCCAGCGTGTTAAACACTCGTTGCTCCGAGACATATAAGACCAGATCTGCGTGTTTGAGCTTATTTGGTGTTCCTCTCTGGTATCATTCAGAAAGCCCTCGTACTGTTATACAG ccGGAGCTGTATCCTGGGAAGTGTTGGGCATTCCAAGGCTCCCAGGGTTTCCTGGTGATCGCACTGTCTTACCCAGTAAAAATCACCCACGTCACACTCGAACACCTTCCCAAAGAGCTCTCTCCAACGGGACGCATTGACAGCGCGCCTAAGGATTTTGCTGTCTAT GGTATGTCTAATGAGACTGAAGACGGAAAGTTGCTTGGGACATTCATGTACGACCAGGATGGAGAGCCCATTCAGACATTCAGGATTCCG GAAGCCTCAGACATCTACAGCATGGCAGAGCTGAGAGTCTTAAGCAACTGGGGTCACCTGGAATACACCTGTGTGTATCGCTTCAGAGTGCATGGAGAACCTTCACTCGCCTGA